The following proteins come from a genomic window of Malus domestica chromosome 02, GDT2T_hap1:
- the LOC103412703 gene encoding protein BPS1, chloroplastic-like — protein MVLLLQKFNQICTKLANHHHHNHHPSQPALSASMEAFQTHVSNSLKKLLPLSSSKSAGSEIPSFPWIQQCFELVPIIQSAFAKLVVEVDFPMSRWEAASMDRYLKYSLSLLELCNSVSSSLSNLGKARVSLAHGLSLVENSSPSSALEHLKAIQFQPKGLSNGIRFQGNEEVGKGSCLISKETVIHQALDIMQGMVFWVGGILMSGLAGNPKPYLEVRNSSGRIVDPLLSGLYPRLDEIMERNGGLKEVKELNDAVAGLAAAIRTGKNSGAEAEELRRRLEGFEKFVDGLGKEVDSVFDKVLAGRNQLLNGLPQQKK, from the coding sequence ATGGTTCTCTTGTTGCAAAAGTTTAACCAAATCTGCACCAAGCTGGCgaatcaccaccaccacaaccaccaccCGTCGCAACCCGCCTTATCGGCATCTATGGAGGCCTTCCAAACCCATGTTTCAAATTCCCTGAAAAAATTGTTGCCCCTGAGTTCATCAAAATCTGCAGGATCAGAGATTCCATCATTTCCATGGATTCAGCAGTGTTTTGAGCTGGTGCCTATCATCCAAAGTGCTTTTGCAAAGCTGGTTGTGGAAGTAGACTTTCCCATGAGCAGATGGGAAGCTGCTTCTATGGATAGGTATCTCAAATACTCTTTGAGTCTGTTGGAGCTTTGCAATTCTGTCAGTTCTTCTCTGTCTAATCTCGGGAAGGCTAGGGTTTCCCTGGCTCATGGCTTGAGCCTGGTGGAGAATTCGTCGCCTTCTTCGGCTTTGGAGCATCTGAAGGCAATCCAATTCCAACCAAAGGGTTTGAGCAATGGAATCAGATTCCAAGGAAATGAAGAGGTTGGGAAAGGAAGTTGCTTGATTAGCAAGGAAACAGTGATTCATCAAGCTTTGGATATTATGCAGGGAATGGTATTTTGGGTGGGCGGGATTTTGATGTCTGGATTAGCTGGGAATCCCAAACCATACTTGGAGGTGAGGAATTCAAGTGGAAGGATTGTTGACCCGTTGCTTTCGGGGTTATATCCGAGACTGGATGAAATAATGGAGAGAAATGGTGGATTGAAGGAGGTGAAGGAGCTTAATGATGCAGTGGCGGGTCTTGCTGCGGCAATCAGAACTGGAAAAAACAGTGGAGCAGAAGCTGAGGAATTGAGAAGAAGATTAGAGGGGTTTGAGAAGTTCGTGGATGGTTTGGGAAAGGAGGTGGATTCCGTCTTCGACAAGGTTTTGGCTGGGAGAAATCAATTGCTCAATGGCCTTCCACAGCAGAAGAAATAG